The following are from one region of the Actinopolyspora halophila DSM 43834 genome:
- a CDS encoding SIS domain-containing protein, with protein MTEDPGAGAGEQSQHPGQHMSTEIAEQPAVFDGLLTDRSALTEVARRIAQRRPRFALLAARGSSDHAAIYAKYLVEVLLQLPVGLVSPSSTTLYGAQPDLTDVLLISVSQSGGSPDLLEVTENARRNGATTVAVTNNPGSALDAAAEMSVDIGAGTEQAVAATKTYSATLLTLYLLIDAIRGGSAEHALRLPELANRTLAPSEELDEAVRRYRFADRVLTTGRGYSSATASEAALKLAETSYLSARAYSGADLLHGPVAAVDTETAVLALCSSGKGGAAMKEVLETVHERGAEICAIGSAASTVPCAHAVDLPESAEEVAPVLEVLPVQRLALTLALERGEDPDRPRGLSKVTRTR; from the coding sequence ATGACCGAGGACCCCGGAGCCGGGGCCGGCGAGCAGTCCCAGCATCCCGGCCAACACATGAGCACCGAGATCGCCGAACAACCGGCGGTGTTCGACGGCCTGCTCACCGACCGCTCCGCGCTGACCGAGGTCGCCCGGCGCATCGCGCAACGCCGACCGCGTTTCGCCCTGCTCGCCGCGCGCGGCTCCAGCGACCACGCGGCGATCTACGCCAAGTACCTGGTCGAAGTGCTGCTGCAACTGCCGGTCGGGCTGGTCTCACCGTCGAGCACCACGCTCTACGGAGCTCAACCGGACCTGACGGACGTGCTGCTGATCTCGGTCAGTCAGAGCGGCGGGTCCCCCGACCTGCTCGAAGTGACCGAAAACGCACGCCGGAACGGCGCCACCACCGTGGCCGTGACCAACAACCCCGGATCGGCTCTGGACGCGGCCGCGGAGATGTCGGTCGACATCGGCGCCGGAACCGAGCAGGCGGTGGCGGCCACCAAGACCTACAGCGCCACGCTGCTCACGCTGTACCTGTTGATCGACGCGATCCGCGGCGGTTCCGCCGAGCACGCCCTCCGGCTGCCCGAACTGGCGAACCGCACACTGGCCCCCTCGGAGGAGCTGGACGAGGCGGTGCGGCGCTACAGGTTCGCCGATCGCGTGCTGACCACGGGGCGCGGCTACTCCTCGGCCACCGCCTCCGAAGCGGCGCTCAAACTCGCCGAGACCAGCTACCTCTCGGCCAGGGCCTACAGCGGAGCCGACCTGCTGCACGGCCCCGTGGCCGCCGTCGACACCGAAACCGCCGTGCTGGCGCTGTGCAGCTCGGGCAAGGGCGGCGCCGCCATGAAGGAGGTGCTGGAAACGGTGCACGAACGCGGGGCCGAGATCTGCGCGATCGGCTCGGCCGCGAGCACGGTCCCCTGCGCGCACGCCGTCGACCTACCGGAATCCGCCGAGGAAGTCGCTCCCGTTCTCGAAGTGCTCCCCGTCCAGCGGCTCGCGCTCACGCTCGCGCTCGAACGGGGCGAGGATCCGGACCGGCCGCGCGGGTTGAGCAAGGTGACGCGCACCCGGTGA
- a CDS encoding GntR family transcriptional regulator, whose protein sequence is MLEASVPGGADTPTRNQREPKYWGLKQHLLDMLRSMPAGSSIPTERALAAEFDVSRTTVRQALAELTVEGRLLRVQGKGTFAAQPKVAQRLQLSSYTEDMRAQGRQPDSRLLEMNEESAERELAHLLDVPSGSPVLRMRRLRLADEEAMAIETTHLPLSRFKGLTKLIEEGGSLYQVLRQEYGISFASAEETIETALASPEEAELLGADVGLPMLLLSRHSFHRDGTPVEWVRSIYRGDRYKFVASLNPPAS, encoded by the coding sequence ATGCTCGAAGCGTCGGTGCCCGGCGGGGCCGACACGCCGACAAGGAACCAGCGCGAGCCCAAGTACTGGGGGCTGAAGCAGCACTTGCTGGACATGCTGCGCTCCATGCCCGCGGGTTCGTCCATCCCCACGGAACGGGCGCTGGCGGCCGAGTTCGACGTGTCCCGCACCACGGTACGACAGGCCTTGGCCGAACTGACCGTTGAAGGACGTCTGCTGCGCGTTCAGGGCAAGGGGACGTTCGCCGCGCAGCCGAAGGTGGCCCAGCGACTGCAGCTGAGCAGCTACACGGAGGACATGCGCGCCCAGGGGCGTCAGCCCGACTCCCGGCTGCTCGAGATGAACGAGGAGTCGGCCGAGCGCGAGCTGGCCCATCTGCTCGACGTCCCCTCCGGGAGCCCGGTGCTGCGGATGCGCAGGCTGCGGCTCGCCGACGAGGAGGCGATGGCCATCGAGACGACCCACCTGCCGTTGAGCCGTTTCAAGGGGCTGACCAAGCTCATCGAGGAGGGCGGATCCCTCTACCAGGTGCTGCGCCAGGAGTACGGGATCTCGTTCGCCAGTGCCGAGGAGACGATCGAGACCGCGCTGGCCAGCCCGGAGGAGGCCGAGCTGCTCGGGGCCGACGTCGGACTGCCGATGTTGCTGCTGTCCAGGCACTCCTTCCACCGGGACGGCACTCCGGTCGAGTGGGTGCGCTCGATCTACCGCGGGGACCGCTACAAGTTCGTCGCGAGCCTCAACCCGCCAGCGAGCTGA
- a CDS encoding thiazole synthase, whose amino-acid sequence MDDPLVIAGREFGSRLITGTGGAANMTTLEQALIASGTELTTVAMRRADANGGTGVFDLLHRLGIDPLPNTAGCRSAAEAVLTAQLAREALATNWIKLEVVADEQTLLPDPVELVDAAEQLVDQGFVVLAYTNDDPALASKLEQVGCAAVMPLGSPIGTGLGISNTHNIEMICSRATVPVVLDAGIGTASDAALAMELGCDAVLLASAVTRASDPERMAAAMRSGVEAGRLASQAGRIPRRYWAQASSPGFP is encoded by the coding sequence ATGGACGATCCACTCGTCATAGCGGGCCGCGAGTTCGGGTCGCGGCTGATCACGGGGACCGGCGGCGCGGCCAACATGACCACGTTGGAGCAGGCGTTGATCGCCTCGGGAACCGAGCTGACCACGGTGGCCATGCGCAGGGCGGACGCCAACGGCGGCACCGGGGTTTTCGACCTGCTGCACCGGTTGGGGATCGATCCGCTGCCCAACACGGCGGGTTGTCGCAGTGCGGCCGAGGCCGTGCTGACCGCACAGCTCGCCAGGGAGGCGCTGGCGACGAACTGGATCAAGCTGGAAGTGGTGGCCGACGAGCAGACCCTGCTTCCCGATCCGGTCGAGCTGGTGGACGCCGCCGAGCAACTCGTGGACCAGGGCTTCGTGGTGCTCGCCTACACCAACGACGATCCGGCGCTGGCCTCCAAGCTGGAACAGGTCGGCTGTGCGGCGGTCATGCCGCTGGGATCCCCGATCGGTACCGGGCTGGGCATCAGCAACACGCACAACATCGAGATGATCTGCTCGCGGGCCACCGTTCCCGTGGTGCTGGACGCGGGGATCGGGACGGCTTCGGACGCCGCGCTGGCGATGGAGCTCGGGTGCGACGCGGTGCTGCTGGCTTCCGCGGTGACCCGCGCGTCCGATCCGGAGCGCATGGCCGCGGCCATGCGCTCCGGAGTGGAGGCCGGGCGCCTGGCTTCCCAGGCGGGGCGGATTCCGCGCCGGTACTGGGCGCAGGCCTCGAGTCCCGGTTTTCCCTAG
- the thiE gene encoding thiamine phosphate synthase, producing MPGMDGYGMRARLEQARLYLCTDARRERGDLAEFADAALAGGVDIIQLRDKDASGAPLEAREELAALEVLADSCVRHDALLAVNDRADIALAVDADVLHLGQDDLPVSTARRLVGDQMIIGRSTHDVVQADAAATERGVDYFCTGPVWSTPTKPGRQAAGLELVRHAAEHHGHGRPWFAIGGIGHENLDEVMAAGAERAVVVRAVTEASDPRAAASELRSRLVG from the coding sequence ATGCCCGGAATGGACGGCTACGGAATGCGCGCCCGCCTCGAACAGGCTCGGCTGTACCTGTGCACCGACGCGCGTCGCGAACGCGGGGATCTCGCCGAGTTCGCCGACGCCGCACTGGCCGGCGGGGTGGACATCATCCAGCTACGCGACAAGGACGCGTCCGGAGCCCCGCTGGAGGCCCGTGAGGAGCTCGCCGCTCTGGAGGTGCTGGCCGACTCCTGCGTGCGGCACGACGCGCTGCTGGCCGTCAACGACAGGGCGGACATCGCGCTGGCCGTCGACGCCGATGTGCTGCACCTGGGGCAGGACGACCTGCCGGTGAGCACGGCCCGCCGCCTCGTGGGCGACCAGATGATCATCGGGCGTTCCACGCACGACGTGGTGCAGGCGGACGCGGCCGCGACCGAGCGGGGGGTCGACTACTTCTGCACCGGACCGGTCTGGAGCACCCCCACCAAGCCCGGCAGGCAGGCCGCCGGTTTGGAGCTGGTGCGGCACGCGGCCGAACACCACGGCCACGGCAGGCCGTGGTTCGCCATCGGCGGCATCGGGCACGAGAACCTGGACGAGGTGATGGCGGCCGGGGCCGAACGCGCCGTCGTGGTCCGCGCCGTCACCGAGGCCTCCGATCCGCGTGCCGCGGCGAGCGAACTTCGCTCCCGCCTGGTCGGCTGA
- the thiS gene encoding sulfur carrier protein ThiS, producing MNITINGQRHEVTEDTSVAGALESFGTPARGVAVALDGAVVPRDSWQRTALHEDATVEVLTAVQGG from the coding sequence ATGAACATCACGATCAACGGACAGCGGCACGAGGTCACCGAGGACACGAGCGTGGCCGGCGCTCTGGAGAGCTTCGGCACCCCCGCGCGCGGGGTTGCCGTGGCGCTCGACGGTGCCGTCGTGCCGCGGGACTCCTGGCAACGAACGGCACTGCACGAGGACGCGACCGTGGAGGTACTCACCGCGGTGCAAGGAGGCTGA
- a CDS encoding N-acetylglucosamine kinase, translating into MTETTGEGTLVLGLDVGGTSSRAVVADLSGRTLGAGHAGGGNPNSHPPEQATEQVTRAARTALAAVDPSLVGAATLGMAGISKMSDPAVSGLFDRAWPSLGLRCAMRTVSDGEVAFAAGTPEPHGTALIAGTGSIVARIENHELERTVGGYGWLLGDEGSAFWLGREAVTTTLRALDAGEGRHDPLVASVLDELLDAPAAEQPDPLVCSRIISIVGDRPPVRLAELAPLVTATATGSGGKATDIVDRAARMLASAASSVRTGQDESPVVLAGSLLTEEGPLVSSVRNELAARGASRLFTARSGASGAAWLAARELTDEAHARELHAEWLGRANGLPEAG; encoded by the coding sequence ATGACTGAAACCACCGGTGAGGGCACTCTGGTCCTCGGGTTGGACGTCGGTGGGACGTCCAGCCGCGCGGTCGTGGCCGACCTGAGCGGCCGCACGCTGGGCGCGGGGCACGCCGGAGGTGGGAACCCCAACTCCCACCCTCCCGAACAGGCCACCGAGCAGGTGACCCGCGCCGCCCGCACCGCGCTGGCCGCGGTGGACCCCTCGCTGGTCGGGGCCGCCACGCTGGGCATGGCGGGCATCAGCAAAATGAGCGATCCCGCCGTTTCCGGGCTTTTCGACCGGGCCTGGCCGTCCCTCGGGTTGCGCTGCGCGATGCGCACCGTCTCCGACGGCGAGGTCGCGTTCGCCGCGGGCACCCCCGAGCCGCACGGCACGGCGCTGATCGCGGGTACCGGATCCATAGTCGCCCGGATCGAGAACCACGAACTGGAGCGAACGGTGGGCGGATACGGCTGGCTGCTGGGCGACGAGGGCTCCGCCTTCTGGCTCGGCCGCGAGGCGGTCACCACGACGCTGCGTGCCCTGGACGCGGGCGAGGGCAGGCACGACCCGCTCGTCGCCTCCGTGCTCGACGAGCTCCTCGACGCTCCCGCAGCCGAACAGCCGGACCCGCTGGTGTGCAGCAGGATCATCTCGATCGTCGGGGACCGCCCGCCGGTGCGGCTGGCCGAACTGGCCCCACTCGTGACCGCCACGGCCACCGGGAGCGGCGGCAAGGCCACCGACATCGTCGACCGGGCCGCGCGGATGCTGGCTTCCGCCGCCTCGTCCGTGCGGACCGGGCAGGACGAGTCCCCCGTCGTGCTCGCGGGGAGTCTGCTCACCGAGGAGGGTCCGCTGGTTTCCTCCGTACGGAACGAGCTCGCCGCGCGCGGTGCGAGTCGGCTGTTCACGGCCCGCTCCGGCGCCTCGGGGGCCGCCTGGTTGGCGGCCAGGGAGCTGACCGACGAGGCGCACGCCCGCGAGCTGCACGCCGAATGGCTCGGGCGCGCGAACGGCCTCCCGGAAGCCGGGTGA
- a CDS encoding DUF3159 domain-containing protein encodes MSRDSAVTEAEDSAGRDSLMRLLGGGASAVDASVPPVAFGLVWVLSDRSIAASGITAVAVGALIGVWRLTRGARPLAVLFSLLAVLVGALIALRTGQAADFYLIRVASNAVSGLAWMVSIAVRWPLLGLVVGTLLGQRTRWRRDPELLRAYSRASWVWVGQYLIRLAVFIPLWAIDAVVALSVAQVVLTWPLVVLCVITSWWVLRRTLPADHPGIRHARTAR; translated from the coding sequence GTGAGCCGCGACAGTGCCGTTACCGAAGCCGAGGACTCCGCCGGACGCGATTCGTTGATGCGGCTGCTCGGCGGTGGTGCCAGTGCTGTCGACGCCAGTGTTCCCCCGGTCGCCTTCGGGCTGGTCTGGGTGCTCAGCGATCGGTCGATCGCGGCTTCCGGGATCACCGCTGTAGCCGTGGGCGCGCTCATCGGTGTGTGGCGGTTGACCAGGGGGGCCCGTCCGCTGGCCGTGCTGTTCAGCCTGCTGGCCGTGCTCGTGGGTGCGCTGATCGCGTTACGCACCGGGCAGGCGGCCGACTTCTACCTGATCAGGGTGGCTTCGAACGCGGTGAGCGGGCTGGCGTGGATGGTCAGCATCGCGGTGCGCTGGCCGCTGCTCGGACTGGTGGTGGGCACCCTGCTCGGCCAGCGGACGAGGTGGCGGCGCGACCCCGAACTGCTGCGTGCCTACAGCAGGGCCAGCTGGGTGTGGGTCGGGCAGTACCTCATCAGGCTGGCCGTGTTCATCCCGTTGTGGGCGATCGACGCCGTGGTGGCGCTCAGCGTCGCCCAGGTGGTGCTGACCTGGCCGCTGGTGGTGCTCTGCGTGATCACGAGTTGGTGGGTGCTGCGGCGCACGCTGCCCGCGGATCATCCGGGCATCCGACACGCGCGCACAGCGCGGTGA
- a CDS encoding ESX secretion-associated protein EspG encodes MVETITLSLSAVDVLGAHLKLDVRRYPFEIPPPGETRLERDELARQVWGELESAGLAVAGNPEPEVADALYLMCSSEVSIAAAGLLDVRNGQRLAARAVSTGEVGLLGVLTPRGLQLDFMDPGALPEVCARLLPQAPPGRGKPVRVPVELLRARARGSAEGQHADPTEPELLARAHKYRIGHFVISGTDEHGGRLRTPGLMWFDTERGRYMMRHGEPSEGEVLDCTPLDHRGLTAHLGDSLARVRGI; translated from the coding sequence ATGGTCGAAACGATCACTCTCTCCTTGTCCGCCGTCGACGTGCTCGGAGCGCATCTGAAGCTGGACGTGCGCCGGTACCCCTTCGAGATCCCTCCTCCGGGGGAGACCCGACTGGAACGGGACGAGCTGGCCCGGCAGGTCTGGGGCGAGCTCGAGTCGGCGGGTTTGGCCGTCGCGGGCAACCCCGAGCCCGAGGTCGCCGACGCGCTGTACCTGATGTGCAGCTCCGAGGTGTCCATCGCCGCAGCGGGCTTGCTGGACGTCCGCAACGGGCAGCGGCTGGCCGCGCGTGCGGTTTCCACGGGCGAGGTGGGGCTGCTCGGTGTGCTCACACCACGGGGGTTGCAACTGGATTTCATGGATCCGGGGGCGCTTCCCGAGGTGTGTGCCAGGCTGCTTCCGCAGGCACCTCCCGGTAGGGGGAAACCGGTGCGTGTCCCGGTCGAGCTGCTCCGGGCGCGGGCGCGCGGCTCGGCGGAGGGGCAACACGCGGATCCCACGGAGCCGGAGCTGTTGGCGCGGGCGCACAAGTACCGCATCGGCCACTTCGTGATCTCCGGGACGGACGAGCACGGTGGTCGGCTGCGCACTCCCGGGTTGATGTGGTTCGACACCGAACGGGGGCGGTACATGATGCGTCACGGGGAGCCGTCCGAGGGCGAGGTGCTCGACTGCACTCCGCTGGATCACCGCGGGTTGACAGCTCACCTGGGGGACTCACTCGCCCGTGTGAGGGGGATTTGA
- a CDS encoding S1 family peptidase — translation MKLRLAGRLAGTMLLATATAALTAAPVGAAPEQASTPERTSAVDQQDRAGTLLEAMQRDLGITLAQSRQRLRQESIAERVQRTVRGSLGAAYGGSYYDSAAGELVVGVTDRAKLDEARSSGARARLVEHSSAELDGIAGRLDGLLPEAPPAVTGYYVDPADNSVVLTADRGGAGAAENFLRSSGVAENAVRVDTERSPRLYNDIVGGNPYYVGDSARCSVGFAVQGGFVSAGHCARKGDGTSSPRGTTVGSSFPENDYSYIASAERGRPAINDYGGGTVSVAGSTEAPVGSSVCRSGSTTGWHCGTIVSKNQAVRYDQGTVHGLTRTDVCAEPGDSGGAFVSGDQAQGMTSGGWGNCTDGGTTFFQPVNEALDNYGVQLLTE, via the coding sequence ATGAAGCTCCGGCTCGCCGGTCGCCTCGCGGGCACGATGCTCCTCGCGACAGCCACCGCCGCGCTGACAGCCGCCCCGGTGGGTGCGGCCCCCGAGCAGGCTTCGACACCCGAGAGGACTTCCGCGGTCGATCAGCAGGACCGTGCGGGCACGCTGCTCGAAGCCATGCAGCGCGACCTCGGGATCACGCTCGCGCAGTCCCGCCAGCGACTGCGGCAGGAATCCATCGCCGAACGGGTGCAGCGGACCGTGCGCGGAAGCCTGGGCGCCGCCTACGGCGGTTCCTACTACGACTCGGCCGCCGGAGAACTCGTGGTCGGCGTGACGGACCGGGCGAAACTCGACGAGGCCCGCTCCTCCGGAGCGAGAGCCAGGCTGGTCGAGCACAGCTCCGCGGAACTCGACGGCATCGCGGGCCGACTCGACGGGCTGCTGCCCGAAGCGCCCCCGGCTGTCACCGGCTACTACGTCGATCCGGCGGACAACTCGGTGGTACTCACCGCCGACCGGGGCGGTGCGGGAGCGGCCGAGAACTTCCTCCGCTCCTCGGGCGTGGCGGAGAACGCCGTCCGGGTGGACACCGAACGCAGTCCACGGCTCTACAACGACATCGTCGGCGGCAACCCGTACTACGTGGGCGACAGCGCACGCTGCTCGGTCGGATTCGCGGTGCAGGGCGGTTTCGTCAGCGCAGGGCACTGCGCGCGTAAAGGCGACGGCACCAGCAGCCCCCGGGGCACGACCGTGGGGTCCTCCTTCCCGGAGAACGACTACTCCTACATCGCCAGCGCCGAACGGGGCAGGCCCGCCATCAACGACTACGGCGGCGGCACCGTCTCCGTGGCGGGTTCGACCGAGGCCCCGGTCGGTTCCTCGGTGTGCCGCTCCGGATCCACCACCGGCTGGCACTGCGGCACGATCGTCAGCAAGAACCAGGCGGTGCGCTACGACCAGGGCACGGTTCACGGGCTCACCCGCACCGACGTCTGCGCCGAACCGGGCGACTCCGGCGGAGCCTTCGTCTCCGGCGACCAGGCCCAGGGCATGACCTCGGGCGGCTGGGGCAACTGCACCGACGGTGGAACCACCTTCTTCCAGCCGGTGAACGAGGCGCTCGACAACTACGGAGTGCAACTCCTCACCGAGTGA
- a CDS encoding threonine ammonia-lyase: MQLINHADALAARETLTSELGTAGPVRTPLLPVPESEPSRPLLLKPESLQPIGAFKIRGALHATAALDERTRSRGIVAYSSGNHARAVAYAGRAFDIPATVVVPHTAPTTKVEAARSLGAEVVLVEVAEREARAERIAAETGATLIPPFDSPAVIAGQATVGLEIAEDLRSRGVSEATVLVPISGGGLISGVGAALAEADTRVRLIGVEPLLAADARESLHADRRVDWPVSARTRTRADGLTGQPSELTFEHIRTFVDDVVTVTEEEIGEAISHLAGTCGLVAEPSGAVTTAAYRHRSAELPTGTTVAVVSGGNIDPELLISSLAG; encoded by the coding sequence ATGCAGCTGATCAACCACGCCGACGCGCTGGCCGCGCGGGAGACCCTCACGAGCGAGCTCGGAACCGCCGGACCGGTGCGCACCCCGCTGCTGCCCGTGCCGGAGAGCGAGCCGAGCCGCCCGCTGCTGCTCAAACCGGAAAGCCTGCAGCCGATCGGCGCGTTCAAGATCAGGGGCGCCCTGCACGCCACGGCCGCACTGGACGAGCGGACGCGCTCCAGGGGGATCGTGGCCTACTCCAGCGGCAACCACGCGCGCGCCGTGGCCTACGCGGGCAGAGCCTTCGACATCCCCGCCACAGTGGTGGTCCCGCACACCGCCCCGACGACGAAGGTGGAGGCGGCACGCTCGCTCGGCGCCGAGGTCGTCCTGGTCGAAGTGGCCGAGCGGGAAGCACGCGCCGAACGGATCGCCGCGGAGACCGGTGCCACGCTGATCCCCCCGTTCGACTCGCCCGCGGTGATCGCGGGGCAGGCCACGGTGGGACTGGAGATAGCCGAGGACCTGCGGAGCCGCGGGGTGTCCGAGGCGACCGTGCTCGTCCCGATCAGCGGCGGCGGGTTGATCTCGGGCGTGGGCGCGGCCCTGGCCGAGGCCGACACGCGCGTTCGGCTCATCGGCGTCGAACCACTGCTGGCCGCCGACGCCCGCGAGAGCCTCCACGCGGACCGCCGGGTGGACTGGCCGGTCTCGGCACGCACCCGGACCCGGGCCGACGGTCTGACGGGCCAGCCCTCCGAACTCACCTTCGAGCACATCCGAACGTTCGTCGACGACGTCGTCACGGTCACCGAGGAGGAGATCGGCGAGGCGATCAGCCACCTCGCGGGAACGTGCGGGCTCGTCGCGGAACCGAGCGGCGCCGTGACTACGGCCGCGTACCGTCACCGCTCCGCGGAGCTGCCCACCGGAACGACCGTCGCCGTGGTGAGCGGCGGCAACATCGACCCCGAACTGCTGATCAGCTCGCTGGCGGGTTGA
- a CDS encoding FtsX-like permease family protein, with amino-acid sequence MWRWTRLARRRPSSSIRRALGTLVVLTILVSALASVASGARSTVEREVLRAGGSTQVELAAIASGQSVRSLDTENLDRARDIEHVERVVPDYVSTIYTGSSDPTASTFDLTTHSWNPATHPSIVRGEVPQPLQPGQLVLPARSGSVDFTPYVGEELPAAHTEATGERSGTPARTTLTVVATYDPAWQLDGPDVAYVAPETAVTLAAAKAGVSPEQYRSATGALSAVASVTEQRHVAAVTNELRRLDFSAAPVADRVNEGVPGIAGFGYRIGLLGVLLAAVLTGLASALSGVRARLSERAVLRLTGDSVTGLRRLLLGDSMRIGLLAGVLGSAVGIGGALLLRGPLEGVLGLEVHLAGMFPNPLWAATIALTPAIGSAIGAFLGGRVALRRDPHPQASGRA; translated from the coding sequence ATGTGGCGGTGGACGCGGCTGGCCCGAAGACGTCCGAGCTCCTCGATCCGGAGAGCACTGGGGACGCTGGTGGTACTGACGATCCTGGTCAGCGCACTGGCGAGTGTGGCCTCGGGAGCTCGCTCAACCGTCGAGCGCGAGGTCCTCCGCGCGGGTGGGTCGACCCAGGTCGAGCTGGCCGCGATCGCGAGCGGGCAATCGGTCCGCAGTCTGGACACCGAGAACCTCGACCGAGCGCGCGACATCGAGCACGTGGAAAGGGTGGTACCCGACTACGTCTCGACCATCTACACCGGGAGCTCGGATCCCACGGCCTCCACCTTCGACCTGACCACGCATTCCTGGAACCCCGCGACGCATCCCTCCATCGTTCGAGGTGAAGTACCGCAGCCGCTCCAACCCGGACAGCTCGTGCTCCCCGCGCGCAGTGGGAGCGTCGACTTCACCCCGTACGTGGGCGAGGAACTACCCGCCGCCCACACCGAGGCGACCGGAGAGCGCTCGGGCACCCCGGCGCGCACCACCTTGACCGTGGTGGCCACCTACGACCCCGCGTGGCAACTGGACGGCCCGGACGTCGCCTACGTCGCCCCGGAAACGGCCGTCACCCTGGCAGCGGCCAAGGCGGGGGTCTCCCCCGAGCAGTACCGGTCCGCCACTGGAGCCCTGTCCGCGGTGGCCTCGGTGACCGAACAGCGGCACGTGGCCGCGGTGACGAACGAGCTGCGTCGCCTCGACTTCTCCGCCGCCCCGGTCGCCGACCGGGTGAACGAGGGGGTGCCCGGGATCGCCGGGTTCGGCTACCGGATCGGCCTGCTGGGAGTACTCCTCGCCGCCGTGCTCACCGGCCTGGCCAGCGCCCTCTCCGGGGTCCGCGCTCGGCTGTCCGAACGCGCTGTCCTGCGGCTGACCGGCGACTCGGTGACCGGGCTGCGCCGGCTCCTGCTCGGGGACTCGATGCGGATCGGTCTGCTCGCCGGAGTGCTCGGCAGCGCGGTCGGCATCGGCGGCGCGCTGCTCCTGCGCGGGCCTCTCGAGGGGGTTCTGGGGCTGGAAGTGCACCTCGCCGGCATGTTCCCGAACCCGTTGTGGGCCGCGACCATCGCACTGACTCCCGCGATCGGCTCCGCGATCGGGGCATTCCTCGGAGGACGTGTCGCCCTCCGACGCGATCCCCACCCGCAGGCAAGCGGACGAGCCTGA
- the thiO gene encoding glycine oxidase ThiO, producing MTNGQARDVALVGGGVIGLSCAWRLAAQGFRVRLIDPDPASGASHVAGGMLAPIAEAWPGEESLLELGAASLRRWPDFAAELSAASAGPSGLNEHGTLVVAVDNADREQLDALAEHLDSLGRKVTGRTSRELRGIESTLGPSVRAGLEVPGDLSVDNRTTLAALRRAAEAAGVEFVARSASRVHPGAVELDGDVLHCDAAVITAGVRAPELHSELAGLVRPVKGEILRLRTRPTALPPPAHTIRGPVHGRQIYLVPRADGLVIGATQYESGFDVEMTVGGVRDLIGDAERLLPGIGEYELAEANAGLRPATPDNLPLIGWLDTGVLVATGHHRNGFLQAPLTAEAVGELLCERRPPAETDPADPARWKEH from the coding sequence TTGACGAACGGGCAAGCGCGAGACGTCGCCCTGGTTGGCGGCGGAGTGATCGGACTGTCCTGTGCGTGGCGACTCGCCGCACAGGGGTTCCGAGTACGACTGATCGACCCGGACCCGGCCTCCGGGGCCTCCCACGTGGCGGGCGGGATGCTCGCCCCCATCGCCGAGGCCTGGCCGGGAGAGGAGTCCCTGCTCGAGCTGGGCGCGGCCTCGCTGCGCCGCTGGCCCGACTTCGCGGCGGAGCTGTCCGCCGCATCGGCGGGACCTTCCGGGCTGAACGAGCACGGCACCCTCGTGGTCGCCGTGGACAACGCCGACCGCGAGCAGCTCGACGCGCTGGCCGAGCACCTGGACTCGCTCGGGCGGAAGGTGACCGGGAGAACGAGTCGCGAGCTGCGCGGGATCGAATCGACGCTGGGTCCTTCCGTGCGTGCCGGGCTGGAGGTACCCGGCGACCTCTCCGTGGACAACCGCACCACGCTCGCGGCGCTGCGCCGGGCGGCCGAGGCGGCCGGGGTGGAATTCGTCGCCCGGAGCGCCTCGCGGGTGCACCCGGGGGCCGTCGAACTGGACGGGGACGTGCTGCACTGCGATGCCGCCGTGATCACGGCGGGGGTGCGCGCGCCGGAGCTGCACTCGGAGCTGGCCGGGCTCGTCCGACCGGTGAAGGGCGAGATCCTGCGGTTGCGGACCCGGCCGACCGCGCTGCCGCCCCCGGCGCACACGATCCGGGGTCCGGTGCACGGCAGGCAGATCTACCTGGTTCCGCGCGCCGACGGGCTGGTGATCGGGGCCACCCAGTACGAGAGCGGCTTCGACGTGGAGATGACCGTCGGGGGAGTCCGGGACCTCATCGGCGACGCCGAGCGGCTGCTGCCCGGGATCGGGGAGTACGAACTGGCCGAGGCGAACGCTGGATTGCGCCCGGCGACCCCGGACAACCTGCCGCTGATCGGCTGGCTGGACACCGGGGTGCTCGTCGCGACCGGTCACCACCGCAACGGTTTCCTGCAGGCTCCGCTGACGGCCGAGGCGGTCGGCGAGCTGCTGTGCGAACGACGACCGCCCGCCGAGACGGACCCGGCCGACCCGGCGCGTTGGAAGGAACACTGA